A window from Glaciimonas sp. PCH181 encodes these proteins:
- a CDS encoding transposase, protein MDTNIESVTPSKRSGYRQHSIDFKRMVVEQSLMAGASVSRVARAHDVNANQVFTWRKLFRAGAYEIASGKSVKLLPVVLGDPRQPSPAKPVFTTAVTPTGVMVLEIGKARLRVEGVVDPSMLSMVLARLLA, encoded by the coding sequence ATGGACACAAATATTGAGTCGGTTACTCCCTCTAAGCGCAGTGGTTATCGGCAACATTCGATTGATTTCAAACGCATGGTGGTCGAACAATCCTTGATGGCTGGGGCCTCGGTGTCGCGGGTGGCGCGGGCCCACGATGTGAATGCGAACCAGGTATTTACCTGGCGTAAATTGTTTCGTGCAGGAGCCTATGAGATTGCCTCAGGCAAGTCCGTCAAATTGCTGCCAGTAGTTCTTGGCGACCCTCGGCAACCATCCCCTGCCAAGCCAGTCTTCACCACGGCCGTTACACCGACCGGCGTGATGGTCCTGGAAATAGGTAAGGCGCGACTTCGAGTCGAGGGCGTGGTGGATCCGTCTATGCTTTCCATGGTGCTGGCCCGGTTGCTGGCATGA
- the asnB gene encoding asparagine synthase (glutamine-hydrolyzing), with the protein MCGFTGFWSEQLGNIDGLEAIATRMAKAIQHRGPDDSGAWADADVGIALGHRRLSIVDLSPAGHQPMASVDGRFVMAFNGEIYNHLAIRAELQTANVAPAWRGHSDTETLLAAFQHYGVEATLTKTVGMFAIALWDREEKQLYLARDRMGEKPLYYGWSKGGFVFGSELKAIRQYPGFDNEIDRDALTLYFRHSYIPAPYSIYKNVFKLEPGCLLVLKAQDLASPPSITFRAPASIGTLQLSRWWSLHAAVEAGQASQIADEKEALKLLEVQLRESIRLQSVADVPLGAFLSGGVDSSLIVALMQAESTKPVHTYTIGFKEAAYDEAVYARAVAQHLQTKHTELYVSAADGLGVISKLSSLYDEPFADSSQIPTFLVAQQARAHVTVALSGDAGDELFAGYNRHLRAPHVWSAISKVPAGGRRLISKAINGIPPQTLNAVGQNVLPKRWQTPFLADKLTKLADRLGSVKDRDDLYYSLVSEWSNPSEIVVEGVEPSTLLSRRSDWPGLAAFEERMMYLDSMTYLPDDILAKVDRAAMGVSLETRVPFLDHRVVELAWRIPLKMKINNGQGKQVLRDILYKYVPRELIERPKQGFGIPLGAWLRGPLREWAEALLDRSRLKHEGYLNPDQIRIRWEEHIANKRNWEHSLWSVLMFQSWLEDQR; encoded by the coding sequence ATGTGTGGGTTCACAGGTTTTTGGTCGGAACAACTCGGTAATATTGACGGCTTGGAGGCAATAGCCACTCGCATGGCCAAAGCAATTCAGCATCGTGGCCCTGACGATTCTGGAGCATGGGCCGATGCGGATGTTGGTATCGCACTAGGCCATCGTCGCTTATCGATAGTGGATTTGTCACCAGCCGGGCACCAGCCCATGGCATCGGTCGACGGGCGATTTGTGATGGCTTTTAACGGCGAGATATATAACCATCTAGCTATTCGGGCTGAGTTGCAGACCGCTAACGTTGCGCCAGCCTGGCGGGGACATTCGGACACTGAGACGCTGCTCGCTGCCTTCCAGCATTATGGCGTGGAGGCAACGCTAACGAAAACTGTGGGTATGTTCGCTATTGCGCTGTGGGATCGCGAAGAAAAGCAACTGTACCTGGCGCGCGACCGGATGGGAGAGAAGCCACTTTACTACGGTTGGTCTAAGGGAGGCTTCGTTTTCGGTTCCGAGCTAAAGGCAATACGTCAGTATCCGGGATTCGATAATGAAATTGATCGGGATGCTTTAACTCTCTATTTCAGACACAGCTATATTCCGGCCCCCTACAGTATCTATAAAAATGTTTTCAAGCTCGAACCCGGCTGCTTGCTTGTACTCAAGGCGCAGGATCTTGCTTCTCCGCCCTCAATAACATTTCGTGCGCCTGCGTCAATTGGCACTTTGCAGTTAAGCCGGTGGTGGTCGTTGCATGCAGCTGTCGAGGCTGGTCAGGCATCGCAAATTGCAGACGAAAAGGAAGCCTTGAAGTTGTTAGAAGTGCAATTGCGGGAGTCAATCAGATTGCAATCCGTTGCTGACGTTCCGTTGGGTGCTTTTCTTTCGGGGGGCGTAGATTCGTCGCTAATAGTCGCGCTTATGCAAGCCGAGTCGACTAAACCTGTGCATACCTACACGATAGGGTTTAAGGAGGCCGCCTATGATGAGGCGGTTTATGCGCGTGCAGTTGCGCAACATCTTCAGACTAAACATACGGAGTTGTATGTTTCTGCCGCAGATGGACTTGGCGTTATATCAAAACTTTCCAGTCTTTATGACGAACCCTTTGCAGATTCTTCTCAAATACCCACTTTTTTGGTCGCGCAGCAGGCAAGGGCGCATGTTACGGTCGCGCTTTCCGGAGATGCGGGAGATGAATTGTTTGCCGGGTATAACCGTCATTTAAGAGCACCACATGTCTGGAGTGCGATCTCCAAAGTGCCTGCCGGTGGTCGTCGGCTAATTTCAAAAGCGATTAACGGGATTCCACCACAGACTCTTAATGCTGTGGGACAGAATGTATTGCCCAAACGCTGGCAGACGCCTTTTCTGGCGGATAAGCTGACCAAGCTGGCTGATCGGTTGGGATCGGTGAAGGACCGTGATGATCTTTACTACAGTCTTGTCTCTGAATGGAGCAATCCAAGCGAGATCGTCGTTGAAGGAGTGGAGCCATCCACTTTACTTAGTCGTCGTTCCGATTGGCCTGGTTTAGCGGCTTTCGAGGAAAGAATGATGTACTTGGATTCGATGACCTATTTACCTGATGATATTCTCGCAAAAGTGGACCGCGCGGCAATGGGTGTATCTCTCGAAACCAGAGTTCCTTTTCTGGACCATCGCGTCGTCGAGCTAGCGTGGCGGATACCACTTAAGATGAAGATTAATAATGGTCAAGGAAAACAAGTATTGAGGGATATTCTTTATAAATATGTGCCGCGTGAACTAATTGAGCGGCCGAAGCAAGGCTTTGGAATACCTTTAGGAGCGTGGTTACGTGGTCCGCTAAGAGAGTGGGCTGAGGCATTACTTGATCGCTCGCGGCTGAAGCACGAAGGTTATTTAAATCCCGATCAAATTCGTATTCGGTGGGAAGAGCATATTGCTAACAAGCGTAATTGGGAACATAGCTTGTGGAGCGTACTGATGTTCCAATCGTGGTTGGAGGATCAGCGGTGA
- a CDS encoding putative zinc-binding metallopeptidase — MKTFHCDKCGQQVFFENTLCFNCDSTLGYQPDQRVVSSFEMLADGNWRSLNPTDAGTLYKQCKNYASQQVCNWMLDADDPHELCASCQLTVVIPSLWSEKNHLFWHRLESAKRRLLYSLWSLGLKPVSKEEDEECGLAFQFLEDGLTDEAVMTGHDNGLITLNIAEADPAIRERTREQMHEGYRTLLGHFRHESGHYYFDRLIADSDWIDGYRKLFGDERQDYGESLKRHYENGTPPDWEQSFISIYASSHPWEDWAETWAHYLHMVDTLETAHACGLSLNPPKASEPEMVITAPPLKIDSFDEIIADWFALTYVLNSLNRSVGTPDSYPFKLSSPVQEKLHFVHRVVLAQVGQAVEVAD, encoded by the coding sequence ATGAAGACCTTTCATTGCGATAAATGCGGGCAACAGGTATTTTTCGAAAACACTCTGTGTTTCAACTGCGATAGTACGTTGGGATATCAACCTGACCAACGTGTCGTCAGCAGTTTCGAAATGCTGGCCGATGGAAATTGGCGCAGTCTCAATCCTACCGATGCGGGCACGTTATATAAGCAATGCAAAAACTATGCTTCGCAGCAAGTTTGTAATTGGATGTTGGACGCCGATGATCCGCATGAGTTATGCGCTTCATGTCAATTAACGGTGGTCATTCCATCGTTGTGGAGCGAAAAAAATCATCTATTCTGGCATCGTCTGGAATCTGCTAAGCGCCGTCTTTTATATTCTTTGTGGTCGCTTGGCCTTAAGCCGGTATCCAAGGAAGAGGATGAGGAGTGTGGTTTGGCTTTTCAGTTTCTGGAGGATGGGCTTACCGACGAGGCAGTGATGACCGGTCATGATAATGGCTTGATTACACTCAACATCGCCGAGGCAGATCCTGCTATACGCGAGCGAACTCGTGAGCAGATGCATGAAGGGTATCGGACATTGCTAGGCCATTTTCGCCATGAAAGTGGTCATTACTATTTCGATCGCCTGATTGCAGATAGTGATTGGATAGACGGTTATCGCAAACTATTTGGAGACGAGCGGCAGGACTATGGTGAGAGTTTGAAGCGCCACTATGAAAATGGCACGCCGCCGGATTGGGAGCAAAGTTTCATTAGTATTTATGCGAGCTCTCATCCTTGGGAGGACTGGGCCGAGACATGGGCGCATTATCTACATATGGTTGACACGCTAGAGACGGCACATGCTTGCGGTTTGTCGCTTAATCCTCCTAAGGCATCTGAGCCGGAGATGGTGATTACCGCCCCGCCTCTTAAGATTGATTCATTCGATGAGATTATCGCGGACTGGTTTGCGTTGACTTATGTATTGAATAGTTTGAATCGTAGCGTTGGCACGCCGGATTCGTATCCTTTTAAGTTGTCGTCGCCGGTGCAGGAAAAGCTGCATTTCGTTCATCGCGTGGTGTTGGCCCAGGTTGGTCAAGCGGTCGAGGTTGCTGATTAA
- a CDS encoding glycosyltransferase family 4 protein, whose product MRVLVLPRYSRLGASSRLRLMQYLPWLEAAGVDVTLAPLFSDAYVTGLQRNRRKFSDLAQAYVGRVKALLNSRSFDLVWIEKEVLPWLPAWVEQTLLSSNVPYVLDYDDAVFHYYDQHRNPLVRTLLGTKHPALMRGAALVFAGNAYLADFARKSGAPRVEIVPTVIDLDRYPIASYSSAKTNVAAPCVGWIGQRATASFLNPYKPLFTRLASAGEARFAAIGIDAPALGLPMTSIPWTEQSEVTSIASFDIGIMPLVDEPFERGKCGYKLIQYMACGLPVVASPVGVNRQIVEHGINGFLAETPQEWEQALLKLLTDPALRQRMGQAGREKVEHQYCIQQTGPRLARSLVAAATA is encoded by the coding sequence ATGAGGGTGTTGGTATTGCCACGTTATAGTCGTCTCGGCGCCAGTAGTCGTCTGCGTTTAATGCAGTACCTCCCTTGGCTTGAGGCTGCGGGCGTTGATGTGACTCTCGCCCCGCTATTTTCCGATGCTTACGTCACTGGTTTGCAGCGCAACAGGCGCAAATTTAGCGACTTGGCGCAGGCTTATGTCGGCCGCGTCAAGGCATTGCTGAATAGTCGTTCATTCGATCTGGTCTGGATCGAAAAAGAGGTTTTGCCGTGGCTGCCGGCTTGGGTGGAGCAGACTTTATTGTCTAGTAATGTGCCTTATGTTCTAGATTATGATGACGCCGTTTTTCATTATTATGATCAGCATCGGAATCCGTTGGTGAGGACTTTGCTGGGCACTAAACACCCGGCGTTGATGCGCGGCGCGGCGCTGGTGTTTGCGGGTAACGCATATCTGGCCGATTTCGCACGGAAAAGTGGAGCACCACGGGTCGAGATCGTGCCGACTGTGATTGATCTGGATCGCTATCCCATAGCATCGTATTCATCAGCAAAAACGAATGTCGCTGCGCCTTGCGTTGGCTGGATTGGTCAACGCGCTACCGCATCTTTTCTTAATCCGTACAAACCGCTTTTTACACGCCTTGCGTCAGCCGGTGAGGCGCGTTTCGCTGCGATTGGTATTGATGCTCCGGCTCTTGGTCTGCCTATGACGTCGATTCCATGGACGGAGCAAAGCGAAGTGACTTCTATCGCCAGTTTCGATATCGGTATCATGCCGTTGGTGGATGAGCCTTTCGAGCGGGGTAAATGTGGCTATAAACTGATTCAATACATGGCTTGTGGTTTGCCTGTTGTGGCTTCCCCTGTGGGCGTGAACCGCCAGATTGTAGAGCACGGTATTAATGGATTTTTAGCCGAGACACCGCAGGAGTGGGAGCAAGCTTTGCTGAAATTGTTGACAGATCCCGCTTTGCGGCAGCGCATGGGGCAGGCTGGAAGAGAAAAAGTAGAGCATCAGTATTGCATTCAGCAGACAGGCCCAAGACTGGCGCGGTCGTTGGTTGCAGCTGCTACTGCCTGA
- a CDS encoding glycosyltransferase family 4 protein yields the protein MKPKIVISINTAWNIFNFRSGLIKSLISQGYDVIAVAPNDEYSDRIKELGCKFINLHMDKNGSHPGRDLILLLRYFLILKNEKPHAFLGYTVKPNVYGSMAAQLLRIPVINNIAGLGATFIHTSFLTRIVRSLYKFALYRSHRVFFQNTDDQEMFIQAGLVRSEITDRVPGSGINMVHYQSALPISLFSRSFRFLLVARMLKDKGVNEFVDAARTVRQRFPETEFQLLGFVDAENANAISARQIKEWEDEGLIRYMGKTDDVRPYLSAADCVVLPSYREGVPRSLLEAAAMARPIITTDTVGCRDVVDDQVNGFLCRVKDANDLAEKMIAMVELCPEDRLKMGEAGKQKVKTEFDEKVVIQKYLEVIGEVLNSEIAMKKNKKMALTPDGK from the coding sequence ATGAAACCAAAAATCGTAATTTCAATAAATACGGCATGGAATATTTTTAATTTCCGTTCTGGATTGATTAAATCCTTAATTAGCCAAGGTTATGATGTAATTGCTGTTGCGCCAAACGATGAATATTCCGACCGGATTAAGGAACTGGGGTGCAAATTTATCAATTTACATATGGATAAAAATGGCTCGCATCCTGGTCGTGATTTGATTTTGCTGTTGCGTTATTTTTTAATTCTAAAAAACGAGAAGCCGCACGCGTTTCTTGGCTATACGGTTAAGCCGAATGTTTATGGCTCCATGGCAGCACAATTACTGCGGATTCCTGTAATTAATAATATCGCTGGCCTAGGGGCTACATTTATTCACACTAGTTTTTTGACACGTATTGTTCGTAGCCTTTATAAGTTTGCGCTGTATAGATCTCATCGTGTTTTCTTTCAGAATACGGATGACCAGGAAATGTTTATCCAGGCAGGGTTGGTTAGGTCAGAAATTACTGATCGGGTGCCAGGGTCGGGCATTAACATGGTGCATTATCAGTCAGCACTGCCGATATCTCTGTTTTCGCGATCTTTTCGGTTTTTGTTAGTGGCTAGAATGCTTAAGGATAAAGGGGTGAATGAGTTTGTTGATGCGGCTAGAACCGTTCGCCAACGATTCCCGGAAACGGAATTTCAACTTCTCGGCTTTGTGGACGCAGAAAATGCAAATGCGATTTCTGCGCGTCAAATTAAAGAGTGGGAAGACGAAGGTTTGATTCGTTATATGGGTAAGACTGATGATGTTCGTCCCTACCTCTCTGCTGCAGATTGTGTAGTATTGCCGTCTTACCGTGAAGGTGTCCCACGATCTTTGTTGGAAGCTGCAGCGATGGCGCGACCTATTATTACGACTGATACGGTTGGGTGTAGAGATGTTGTTGATGATCAGGTCAATGGCTTTCTGTGTCGAGTCAAAGATGCGAATGATCTTGCGGAAAAAATGATTGCGATGGTTGAACTTTGTCCTGAAGACCGTTTAAAAATGGGCGAGGCTGGAAAACAAAAGGTGAAGACCGAGTTCGATGAGAAAGTCGTCATTCAGAAATATCTTGAAGTAATAGGCGAGGTTTTAAACTCTGAAATCGCGATGAAAAAAAATAAAAAAATGGCGCTGACACCTGACGGTAAGTAA
- a CDS encoding YdcF family protein, translated as MTALESQALPLSSIDRSKAQAIVVLGGGTERDWYAAKLQRETRLPLLISGEEAIAMARKITNDFATPIQWMETKSHTTEENAKFSAKILKPVGIRRILLVTNASHMFRAKSIFTYNGFEVIPVPVTFTRPERLSGSDFMPSSEGLKRSRPARHELMGIMWFYVEKIFNWT; from the coding sequence ATGACTGCTCTCGAATCCCAGGCTTTACCACTCTCTTCTATAGATAGAAGCAAAGCACAAGCCATCGTAGTATTAGGTGGTGGGACCGAACGGGACTGGTATGCGGCGAAGCTTCAGCGTGAAACGCGCTTGCCACTTCTCATTTCCGGGGAGGAAGCGATTGCCATGGCACGCAAAATTACCAACGACTTTGCAACGCCAATCCAATGGATGGAAACAAAATCACATACAACAGAAGAAAACGCGAAGTTCTCCGCAAAGATACTGAAGCCAGTAGGTATCCGCCGTATCCTATTAGTAACTAACGCGAGTCATATGTTTCGCGCTAAATCGATCTTCACGTATAACGGTTTTGAAGTCATTCCTGTGCCAGTAACCTTCACACGGCCTGAACGACTATCCGGGTCAGATTTCATGCCAAGCAGCGAAGGTCTGAAGCGTTCTCGCCCAGCAAGACATGAATTGATGGGGATTATGTGGTTCTATGTGGAAAAAATATTCAATTGGACGTAG
- a CDS encoding EpsG family protein, producing MERTDVPIVVGGSAVTFYWLMYLLPVSFPGILRSMRIDTYKLGVWIAVGCLFTVIIGFRHIVGCDWWAYLDHYDTISKLPFSQALTNTDPAYATINWICAQFGLGIYGVNTICGVLAMSGLIRFVRKQPLPWLALAVAVPYLIIVIVMGYSRQGVAIGLVLWGLAVLRPGHIFEYIAAVILASLFHKTAIVMLPLALLHSSLSFRLRLLILVPLTGLAGYSLLSNSYDDLVKNYVVSQMNSDGGFIRILMNAVPAILFFALRKRWRRRWDDNKTWICFSFVSLISVPLVVLSSTATDRLALFLIPLQLVFYARLPLMFHGTYVRKLVILFIVAVYAMVLYIWLSRSYHAQLCWEPYRSVLFN from the coding sequence GTGGAGCGTACTGATGTTCCAATCGTGGTTGGAGGATCAGCGGTGACATTTTATTGGCTTATGTATTTGCTCCCGGTCAGCTTTCCGGGAATTTTGCGGTCTATGCGAATTGATACATACAAATTGGGGGTGTGGATAGCCGTAGGATGCCTGTTTACTGTAATCATTGGCTTCCGGCATATTGTGGGATGTGACTGGTGGGCGTATCTTGATCACTACGATACCATTTCAAAACTTCCCTTTTCACAGGCCTTAACCAATACCGATCCCGCATATGCAACTATAAATTGGATATGTGCGCAATTTGGTTTGGGAATTTACGGTGTTAATACAATTTGCGGTGTTTTAGCAATGTCCGGGCTTATCAGATTCGTTCGTAAGCAGCCATTGCCATGGTTGGCTTTAGCTGTTGCGGTTCCCTATTTGATTATTGTCATTGTTATGGGTTACTCGCGTCAAGGTGTCGCGATTGGATTAGTTTTATGGGGATTAGCAGTACTTCGGCCAGGCCATATTTTTGAATATATTGCGGCGGTGATTTTAGCCTCACTTTTTCATAAGACCGCCATAGTAATGTTACCTCTTGCGTTGCTTCACTCCTCCCTGAGTTTTAGATTGAGATTGTTGATTTTGGTGCCATTGACGGGGCTGGCTGGATATTCGTTGTTGTCAAATTCATATGATGATTTGGTTAAAAATTACGTTGTCAGTCAAATGAATTCCGATGGTGGATTCATACGTATTTTAATGAATGCCGTGCCTGCAATTCTATTTTTTGCTCTTAGAAAAAGATGGCGTAGACGTTGGGATGACAATAAAACTTGGATTTGTTTCTCATTTGTTTCGCTGATCTCGGTACCACTGGTGGTATTGTCTTCCACTGCGACCGACCGATTAGCGTTGTTCCTGATTCCATTACAACTCGTATTTTATGCAAGATTGCCACTTATGTTCCACGGAACATACGTCAGGAAACTTGTTATTCTCTTTATTGTCGCTGTATATGCGATGGTTTTATATATTTGGCTTTCTCGCTCTTATCATGCACAACTTTGCTGGGAACCTTACAGAAGCGTATTGTTCAATTAA
- a CDS encoding transposase: MSTPPHLPDDISALKAMITDRDAVIALHGETVAQLQDALSSHRIEIEHLKLFIAKLKRLQFGRKSEKLDRQIEQLELRLEDLQT, from the coding sequence ATGTCAACGCCGCCCCACCTTCCCGACGATATCAGCGCTTTAAAAGCGATGATTACCGATCGTGATGCGGTCATTGCGTTGCACGGGGAAACGGTGGCGCAGCTACAGGACGCACTGTCCTCACATCGCATCGAAATCGAACACCTCAAGCTCTTCATCGCCAAACTCAAACGGCTGCAGTTCGGCCGCAAATCCGAGAAGCTGGACCGGCAAATTGAACAACTCGAATTACGGTTAGAAGATTTGCAGACA